The segment TTGACCCCATGCCCGTCGTAGGTGATCTGCGCGTACTCCTGCGCCTGAAGAACTTCCGCCGACTGCTGACGGTCCGGCTGCTGTCCCAAGCAGCGGACGGCGTCTACCAGGTCGCACTCGCCACATACGTGGTGTTCTCGCCGGAGAAGCAGACCTCGCCCGCGGCCATCGCCTCGGCCATGGCCGTTCTCCTGCTGCCGTACTCCCTGATCGGCCCCTTCGCCGGGGTGCTGCTGGACCGCTGGCGCCGCCGTCAGGTCCTGTTCTACGGCAATCTCCTGCGGGCACTGCTCGCGTGCGGCACCGCCCTGCTGATCCTGGCCTCCGTACCCGACTGGCTTTTCTATGTCTCGGCCCTGTCGGTCACGGCCATCAACCGCTTCGTCCTGGCCGGGCTCTCCGCCGCCCTGCCCCGGGTGGTGGACGACGAGCGGCTGGTGATCGCCAACGCCCTCTCACCCACGGCCGGCACCCTGGCCGCGACCGCGGGCGGAGGGCTCGCCTTCGTCGTACGGCTGGTCGTCGCCGACTCCGACGCGGCGGTCGTCCTGCTGGGAGCCGCGCTCTACCTCTGCGCCGGATTGGCCTCGCTGCGGATGGGCCGCGATCTCCTCGGTCCCGACCCGGAGCGCGTTCAGCCCCATCTGCAGGCCGCCCTCGCCTCCACGGCCCGTGGTCTGACGGACGGGCTGCGCCATCTGGCCCGGCGACCGGCCGCGGCCCGGACACTGACCGCGATCACCCTGATGCGGTTCTGCTACGGCGCCCTGCTGGTGACCGTGCTGATGCTCTGCCGGTACGCCTGGTACACGGACGAGCGGGACGGCCTGGCGCTGCTCGGGGTGGCCGTCGCCGTCTCGGGGGCCGGCTTCTTCATCGCCGCCGTGATCACCCCCTGGACCATCGGACGGTTCGGCCCGTACCAGTGGATGATCTTCTGTGCCGCGACCGCGGCCATTCTCGTCCCGGCGCTCGGGCTCTCCTTCGCACCGGCCCCGATACTCGTCGCCGCCTTCGTTCTGGGTCTGGTCACCCAGGGCGTGAAGATCACGACCGATACCGTCGTCCAGACCTCGGTGGACGACGCCTACCGGGGCCGGGTCTTCTCCCTCTACGACGTTCTGTTCAATGTCTCGTTCGTCGCCGCGGCGGCCGTCGCCGCACTGATACTGCCGCCCGACGGCCGCTCGGCCGTGCTGGTTGTACTGATCGGCGTGATCTACGCCGGGATCGCCCTGATGCTCCGGTACTGGAGCAGGCGCCCGCCCGCCCTTCTCCGTTCGACCGAGCAGGCGGACTGAGCCGGCAGCACGACGGGCGATGTTTCACGTGAAACATCGCCCGCGCACCACGCCCCCTCGGGCCCTTCCGGAGGCCGGATTCTCAATGAAGCGGGGCATGTTTCACGTGAAACATGCCCCGCTCGATCCGCCGGCCGACCGCAGCGGCTAACTCTGATCCGCCCACCACTCAGTGAGTGCCTTGACAGCGTCGTCGTGCTCCATCGGCCCGTGCTCCAGCCTCAGCTCCAGCAGATGCGCATACGCCTTGCCGATGACCGGGCCGGGGCCGATCCCGAGGATCTGCTGAATCTCGTTGCCATCGAGGTCGGGCCGGATGGCATCCAGCTGCTCCTGCTGCTGCAACTGCTCGATGCGCTCCTCCAGACCGTCATAGGTACGGGAGAGGGCAGCCGCTTTCCGCTTGTTCCGGGTGGTGCAGTCCGAGCGGGTCAGCTTGTGGAGCCGAGCGAGCAGCGGTCCGGCGTCGCGTACATAGCGGCGCACCGCCGAGTCGGTCCATTCACCGTCCCCGTACCCGTGGAAGCGCAGATGCAGCTCCACGAGCCGGGAAACATCCCTCACCAGCTCATTGGAGTACTTGAGCGCGGTCATCCGCTTCTTGGTCATCTTGGCGCCCACCACCTCGTGGTGGTGGAAGGAGACCCGGCCGTCCTTCTCGAAGCGGCGGGTACGCGGCTTGCCGATGTCATGGAGCAGTGCGGCGAGCCGGAGCACCAGGTCCGGGCCTTCGCTCTCCAGGGCGATCGCCTGCTCCAGCACGGTCAGGGAGTGCTCGTACACATCCTTGTGCCGGTGGTGCTCGTCGCTCTCCAGCCGCAGGGCGGGCAGCTCGGGAAGGACCCTGGCGGCCAGCCCGGAATCGACGAGCAGGGCCAGCCCGGTACGGGGGTGCCGGGAGAGCAGCAGCTTGTTCAGCTCGTCCCTGACCCGCTCGGCGGAGACGATCTCGATGCGCTCGGACATCTCCGTCATGGCGCGGACGACCTCGGGCGCCACCTCGAAGTCGAGCTGGGCCGAGAAGCGGGCGGCGCGCATCATCCGCAGCGGATCGTCCGAGAAGGACGCCTCGGGGGTG is part of the Streptomyces qinzhouensis genome and harbors:
- a CDS encoding MFS transporter, which translates into the protein MPVVGDLRVLLRLKNFRRLLTVRLLSQAADGVYQVALATYVVFSPEKQTSPAAIASAMAVLLLPYSLIGPFAGVLLDRWRRRQVLFYGNLLRALLACGTALLILASVPDWLFYVSALSVTAINRFVLAGLSAALPRVVDDERLVIANALSPTAGTLAATAGGGLAFVVRLVVADSDAAVVLLGAALYLCAGLASLRMGRDLLGPDPERVQPHLQAALASTARGLTDGLRHLARRPAAARTLTAITLMRFCYGALLVTVLMLCRYAWYTDERDGLALLGVAVAVSGAGFFIAAVITPWTIGRFGPYQWMIFCAATAAILVPALGLSFAPAPILVAAFVLGLVTQGVKITTDTVVQTSVDDAYRGRVFSLYDVLFNVSFVAAAAVAALILPPDGRSAVLVVLIGVIYAGIALMLRYWSRRPPALLRSTEQAD
- a CDS encoding CCA tRNA nucleotidyltransferase, coding for MPNANEDTPSALNQVQRRAVTELLRVAPVADDLACRFQEAGFRLALVGGSVRDALLGRLGNDLDFTTDARPQDILGIVRPWADSVWDVGIAFGTVGAQKSGYQIEITTYRSEAYDRTSRKPEVSYGDSIEDDLVRRDFTVNAMAVALPEKEFIDPHNGLEDLAAKVLRTPGTPEASFSDDPLRMMRAARFSAQLDFEVAPEVVRAMTEMSERIEIVSAERVRDELNKLLLSRHPRTGLALLVDSGLAARVLPELPALRLESDEHHRHKDVYEHSLTVLEQAIALESEGPDLVLRLAALLHDIGKPRTRRFEKDGRVSFHHHEVVGAKMTKKRMTALKYSNELVRDVSRLVELHLRFHGYGDGEWTDSAVRRYVRDAGPLLARLHKLTRSDCTTRNKRKAAALSRTYDGLEERIEQLQQQEQLDAIRPDLDGNEIQQILGIGPGPVIGKAYAHLLELRLEHGPMEHDDAVKALTEWWADQS